One Gimesia aquarii DNA segment encodes these proteins:
- a CDS encoding DinB family protein has protein sequence MIEYLKKIISDQFEASLCMLGDCIHYCPQNHWHEKNVNMEFGYVAYHTLCFVDLYLSPDEASFQLRDFHNEQDEDPFKPKLDYPLTQEIVSNYLKTCRKKALDTVAEETEISLKKESGFDWLPITRGELHIYNIRHIQHHTGQLSAYLRRIDINTKWVSTGWNSSVI, from the coding sequence ATGATTGAATATTTAAAGAAAATCATCTCAGATCAATTTGAAGCATCACTCTGTATGCTGGGGGATTGTATTCACTACTGCCCACAAAATCATTGGCACGAAAAAAATGTTAATATGGAGTTTGGCTATGTTGCCTATCATACATTGTGTTTCGTCGATCTTTATCTTTCACCAGACGAAGCTTCTTTTCAACTCCGTGATTTTCACAATGAACAAGATGAAGATCCATTCAAGCCAAAATTGGATTATCCTTTAACACAAGAGATCGTTTCTAACTACCTGAAGACATGTCGAAAGAAAGCACTTGATACGGTTGCAGAAGAAACGGAGATCTCACTCAAAAAAGAATCTGGTTTTGATTGGTTACCAATCACGCGTGGTGAATTACACATCTATAATATTCGGCATATTCAACATCATACCGGACAACTCAGTGCCTACTTACGCCGAATTGATATAAATACAAAATGGGTGTCCACAGGCTGGAATTCCAGTGTGATTTAA
- a CDS encoding Gfo/Idh/MocA family protein: MSQKKINIAIVGLGFGAEFIPIYQAHPNANMYAICQRSEEHLNEIGDRFEIEKRYTSYDELLADPDVDAVHINTPIPDHAPQSIKALKADKHVACTVPMATTVAECEQIVNTVNETGLKYMMMETVVYSREFLFIKEMYDKGELGKIQYMQASHPQDMEGWPEYWERMIPMHYATHVVSPVLGMVNGRAEYVSCFGSGTVNDDIAEKSGNRFAVETCHIKIKDSDIAAHIWRFLFDTARQYRESVDVYGTKKSFEWPLIEGENPVLHTAKQPEPEIPERVEVPDYAHLLPEEIQVFTRAIHDEEHLSFLQGAGHGGSHPHLVNAFLKSLVEDCEPWPNAPLSANWTSVGILAHESALEGGEIKKLPAFTLE, from the coding sequence ATGAGTCAGAAGAAAATCAATATCGCAATTGTAGGCCTTGGTTTTGGCGCGGAATTTATCCCAATCTACCAGGCACATCCTAACGCAAATATGTATGCTATTTGTCAACGGTCAGAAGAACATTTGAACGAGATTGGTGATCGCTTTGAGATTGAGAAGCGTTATACCTCTTATGATGAATTGCTGGCTGACCCAGATGTAGATGCCGTTCATATCAACACACCAATTCCCGACCATGCGCCACAGTCAATCAAAGCGTTGAAAGCTGATAAGCATGTTGCATGCACAGTGCCTATGGCGACCACAGTTGCTGAGTGCGAGCAAATTGTTAACACAGTGAATGAAACAGGCCTAAAATATATGATGATGGAAACGGTGGTTTACAGCCGAGAGTTTCTATTCATCAAGGAGATGTATGACAAAGGTGAGTTGGGCAAGATTCAATACATGCAGGCCAGTCATCCACAAGATATGGAGGGGTGGCCCGAATATTGGGAACGGATGATTCCCATGCATTATGCCACACATGTGGTGAGTCCTGTGTTGGGAATGGTCAATGGTCGCGCCGAGTATGTAAGCTGTTTCGGTTCGGGAACTGTGAATGATGATATTGCTGAGAAGTCGGGTAACCGATTTGCCGTTGAGACGTGTCATATTAAAATCAAAGATTCCGACATCGCAGCCCATATCTGGCGATTCTTGTTTGATACGGCACGTCAATATCGTGAATCTGTTGACGTGTATGGTACAAAAAAGTCATTTGAATGGCCTTTAATTGAGGGAGAAAATCCGGTCTTACATACGGCGAAGCAGCCGGAACCAGAAATTCCCGAGCGTGTAGAAGTGCCCGATTACGCGCATCTGTTACCGGAGGAAATTCAAGTATTTACCCGTGCGATTCATGATGAGGAGCATCTTTCATTCTTACAGGGAGCAGGTCATGGTGGTTCGCATCCACATCTGGTAAATGCGTTTCTTAAATCCTTGGTTGAAGATTGTGAACCCTGGCCGAATGCACCGCTGTCTGCAAACTGGACCAGTGTTGGCATTTTAGCGCATGAATCAGCGTTGGAGGGAGGCGAAATCAAAAAACTGCCTGCCTTCACTTTAGAATAG
- a CDS encoding XylR family transcriptional regulator: MKQRPSIALLIESSNSYARGLLRGIMSYIHEHQPWSIYLPEHGRGNVPANWLNNWHGDGIIARIENSKIADAVVKSSVPAVDVSAARLAPSLPWVETDDHAIATLAAQHLIERGFQHYAYCGDHRFNWSCWREEHFHQSINNAGFDCHVYPQSTRRQKAIPWEREQQRLSEWILQLPKPVGVMACYDIKAQQLLDVCRTINVSVPEEVAILGVDNDEILCNLSEPPLSSIIPNTHQTGYEAAALLDQMISGHIVSSEAHLIKPLGIATRQSTDIQAIDDKFISDAVRFIRHHACDGINVQDVLKSIPLSRRVLESRFQKIIGRSPHEEIMRIRLDRVKQLLEETDLSLIKIAERTGFQHPEYLNVAFKKQTDITPGMYRRNQKTQEKNH; encoded by the coding sequence ATGAAACAACGCCCCTCAATTGCCTTACTGATTGAATCTTCGAATTCTTATGCTCGGGGGTTATTACGTGGGATTATGTCTTACATCCATGAACATCAACCCTGGTCGATTTACCTTCCTGAGCATGGAAGAGGTAACGTTCCCGCGAACTGGCTCAACAATTGGCACGGTGATGGGATTATTGCCAGGATTGAAAATAGTAAAATTGCTGATGCAGTTGTCAAAAGTAGCGTGCCCGCTGTCGATGTGAGCGCTGCCCGTTTGGCACCTTCACTTCCCTGGGTTGAAACTGATGATCATGCAATTGCGACTCTGGCTGCTCAACATTTGATCGAACGGGGCTTTCAACACTATGCCTATTGTGGCGACCACCGTTTCAACTGGTCTTGCTGGCGGGAAGAACATTTTCACCAATCGATCAATAATGCAGGTTTTGACTGCCACGTCTATCCTCAGTCAACAAGACGCCAAAAAGCGATTCCCTGGGAGCGAGAACAGCAGCGGCTCTCTGAATGGATTCTTCAACTCCCCAAACCAGTGGGGGTGATGGCATGTTACGATATCAAAGCGCAACAGCTACTCGATGTGTGTCGCACGATCAATGTTTCTGTACCTGAAGAAGTTGCTATCCTTGGCGTGGATAATGATGAGATTCTCTGTAACCTTTCAGAGCCTCCGCTTTCCAGTATCATTCCGAATACACATCAAACTGGCTATGAAGCTGCAGCCTTACTGGATCAGATGATTTCCGGCCATATCGTTTCTTCAGAAGCACATTTGATTAAACCACTAGGCATTGCGACGCGACAATCTACAGATATTCAAGCCATTGATGATAAGTTTATTTCCGATGCCGTCCGGTTCATTCGTCATCATGCTTGTGATGGTATCAATGTGCAAGATGTTCTTAAATCAATTCCTCTTTCCCGCCGTGTACTGGAAAGCCGCTTTCAAAAAATAATTGGTCGATCACCTCACGAAGAAATCATGCGTATTAGACTCGACCGAGTCAAACAACTTTTAGAAGAGACTGATTTGTCATTGATCAAAATCGCAGAAAGAACTGGGTTTCAACATCCCGAGTATCTGAATGTGGCATTTAAAAAACAGACGGACATCACTCCAGGAATGTATCGTCGTAATCAGAAAACACAAGAAAAGAATCATTGA
- a CDS encoding PVC-type heme-binding CxxCH protein, with product MARNSLFLILVMLASPLLAAEDFTIHQFERLQLGKDFYAEGATFGDINGDGHQDLISGPYWYQGPDFKTKHEYYPVKEWNIKGYSDNFFAFVHDVNKDNWLDIVIIGFPGKEAFWYANPQNKPGHWKKYLAHPAVDNESPTYIDITGDGEPELVFHTGGQLGFAGPGKDPTQPWQFHAISPNLKYGRFTHGLGVGDVNSDGKLDILEKNGWWEQPADVSKPGFWTRHSFRFTGPGGAQMYVYDVDGDGDQDVITSKAAHAYGLSWFENVKQNGEITFVEHQIMGSRPEENKYGVVFSQLHAVALEDMDGDGIKDIITGKRYWAHQGHDPGARQPSVNYWFKTVRTKKGVDFLPYQINDQSGVGTQVVVGDVTGDKLPDVVVGNKSGIYLLVHKKVKVGKEAWNKAQPKPYVPKKVSLKNELKPGEFFATNAKGKRVNVDFESGNLKDWTSEGEAFQRQPAKGDTVYSRRNDMRSNHQGQFWVGTYEFLGDKPVGTLTSASIKVTQPFASFYVGGGAHESTRVEIVDQATNKVIAKASGRNHERMHQQLVDLSKYQGKEILIRLVDQHRGGWGHINFDHFRFHDKKPAALTAINSSAPPKKHAQKYDGLPGAKAAEVMIVPEGFSVSLIAAEPDVQQPIAMTIDDRGRLWVAESYAYPSKQPEGKGKDRILIFEDKDADGKFESRKIFKDKLNLVSGMEVGFGGVWVGQAPYLLFIPDKNGDDVPDAEPQVLLDGWHYEDTHETLNSFIWGPDGWLYGCHGVFTHSRVGKPGTPDKDRQPINAGIWRYHPTRHEFEVFAHGTSNPWGVDFNDQGQCFLTCCVIPHLFHIVQNARYRRQAGRHFNNYTYNDIKTIAKHRHWTGGQWNQSDRVASDLVGGGHAHAGAMIYLGGSWPKKYRNQLFMNNIHGARLNQDVLTRSGSGYTGNYAPDFLLANDRSSQILYLRYGPDGQVYFIDWYDTNQCHHREFQKHDRSNGRIFRVAYQNAKPVKVDLQKLSSDELVKLQLHKNDWYVRQSRRILQERGPDPEVHAQLAEIAYKHEDVTRRLRGLWALHVTGGLSESKIMQALNDPSEFMRGWAIQLALEIGIPSAKLLSKLAELAVQDPSPVVRLYLGSAANRLPLDQRWEILAGLVSHAEDQSDHNLPLLYWYAVEPLATHNMHRSFELAKKSNIPLIESYILRRIADIGSEEAVAFLVQQLGQAKTAERQKVFLDSINKALRGRRKFPMPEPWTFVGKKLITSKDPTVKSQTLALAVTFGDPQAMQTLREILVDRKHEMSGRKSAMSSLLGVQDPKLVPILITLLDEKNLRREAIRGLAEYADGEIAPAILRRYSQFDPNEKRDALNTLASRADYAHQLMAAVEAKQIPSKDLSAEIVRQLGNLKDKSLNKRIGKVWGIVRETAADKKKLIASYKNMLSRSRPKTDLHLGRAVFAKTCQQCHKLFGTGAIIGPELTGSNRANLDYLLSNVIDPSAVMAKDYQPVVIVTESGRIVTGIIKKENKNAVTVATANETVIIPRDEIDEMSLSDKSMMPDNLWKQLNSHEIRSLVAYLASSKQVPMKATNDNLKLFFNGQDLTGWTGNSQLWSVENGEIVGRSPGIKRNEFLVSDLLVGDFELKAKVKLSPDAGNSGIQFRSSLQPNGHVKGYQADIGKGWWGKLYEEHGRGLLFKESGEEFVRENEWNEYRIVAVGSQVQTYINGNLCTDLNDTKGAKSGIIAFQIHSGGPMEVRFKDLELRLGPVAD from the coding sequence ATGGCTCGAAACTCCCTGTTTTTGATACTTGTGATGTTGGCATCTCCACTCCTGGCTGCTGAAGATTTCACGATTCATCAGTTTGAGCGTTTACAATTGGGGAAAGATTTCTATGCAGAGGGTGCCACTTTCGGTGATATCAATGGTGATGGTCATCAGGATCTGATTTCGGGGCCGTATTGGTATCAAGGTCCTGATTTCAAAACGAAGCACGAATATTACCCGGTAAAAGAATGGAATATCAAAGGGTATTCGGACAATTTTTTCGCTTTTGTACACGACGTCAATAAAGACAACTGGCTGGATATTGTGATTATCGGTTTTCCTGGTAAGGAAGCGTTCTGGTATGCCAATCCACAGAACAAACCCGGACACTGGAAAAAATATTTAGCACATCCAGCCGTCGATAATGAATCACCGACCTATATTGACATCACCGGTGATGGCGAACCAGAGTTGGTCTTTCATACAGGAGGGCAGCTAGGTTTTGCGGGGCCAGGGAAAGATCCGACACAACCCTGGCAATTTCATGCCATCTCTCCCAACTTGAAATACGGTCGATTTACTCACGGTTTGGGTGTAGGAGATGTCAACAGTGATGGAAAGCTGGACATCCTTGAAAAAAATGGTTGGTGGGAACAACCGGCTGATGTCAGTAAACCTGGATTTTGGACACGTCATTCTTTCAGATTTACAGGTCCGGGAGGCGCCCAGATGTATGTCTACGATGTAGACGGGGACGGGGACCAGGATGTCATTACCAGTAAAGCTGCACACGCTTATGGCTTATCCTGGTTTGAGAATGTGAAACAGAACGGGGAAATCACATTTGTTGAACATCAAATCATGGGCAGCAGACCCGAAGAGAATAAATATGGTGTGGTCTTCTCTCAGTTACACGCTGTTGCACTGGAAGATATGGATGGCGATGGCATTAAAGATATCATCACAGGTAAACGCTATTGGGCGCATCAGGGGCATGACCCCGGTGCCAGACAACCGTCTGTGAATTACTGGTTCAAAACCGTACGCACAAAAAAAGGTGTTGATTTTCTGCCTTATCAAATCAACGATCAATCGGGGGTAGGGACACAGGTTGTGGTTGGTGATGTAACAGGGGATAAGCTACCTGATGTGGTGGTTGGTAATAAGTCTGGAATATACCTTCTCGTTCACAAAAAGGTGAAGGTGGGGAAGGAAGCCTGGAACAAGGCACAGCCGAAACCGTATGTCCCCAAAAAAGTTTCCTTGAAAAATGAACTGAAGCCAGGTGAGTTTTTTGCGACGAATGCTAAAGGCAAACGTGTCAATGTCGACTTTGAATCAGGGAATCTGAAAGACTGGACTTCCGAGGGTGAAGCTTTTCAACGGCAACCTGCAAAGGGAGACACAGTCTATTCTCGTCGTAATGACATGCGGAGTAATCATCAGGGGCAGTTCTGGGTGGGAACATATGAGTTTCTGGGAGACAAGCCTGTCGGAACGTTAACGTCGGCGTCAATTAAAGTAACTCAACCTTTCGCTTCGTTTTACGTGGGTGGTGGTGCGCATGAATCTACGCGTGTCGAAATTGTGGATCAAGCAACGAATAAAGTGATCGCTAAAGCCAGCGGACGCAACCATGAGCGAATGCATCAGCAACTTGTCGATCTTTCCAAATACCAAGGCAAAGAAATTTTGATTCGCCTTGTCGATCAACACCGTGGTGGCTGGGGGCATATAAACTTCGATCACTTTCGTTTTCATGATAAGAAGCCAGCAGCGTTAACTGCGATCAATAGTAGTGCTCCCCCTAAAAAACATGCACAAAAATACGATGGCTTGCCCGGGGCCAAGGCAGCGGAAGTAATGATAGTACCAGAAGGGTTTTCGGTTTCATTGATTGCCGCCGAGCCTGATGTGCAACAACCGATTGCGATGACCATCGATGATCGTGGACGTTTATGGGTCGCCGAATCCTATGCTTATCCCAGCAAACAACCTGAGGGTAAGGGGAAAGATCGGATTTTAATTTTTGAAGATAAGGACGCAGATGGAAAATTTGAATCTCGCAAAATTTTCAAGGATAAATTGAATCTGGTCAGTGGGATGGAAGTCGGTTTTGGAGGTGTGTGGGTAGGGCAGGCTCCGTATCTCTTATTCATTCCCGATAAAAACGGTGATGATGTACCAGACGCCGAACCTCAGGTTTTACTGGATGGTTGGCACTATGAAGATACACATGAAACATTAAATTCATTTATCTGGGGACCCGATGGCTGGCTCTATGGTTGTCATGGTGTGTTTACACACTCTCGCGTTGGCAAACCAGGAACACCCGACAAAGATCGTCAACCGATTAACGCTGGCATCTGGCGCTATCATCCGACACGGCACGAATTTGAAGTTTTTGCACACGGTACCAGCAATCCCTGGGGGGTTGACTTTAATGATCAGGGACAATGTTTTTTGACTTGCTGCGTGATTCCTCACCTGTTTCATATCGTACAAAATGCACGCTATCGCAGGCAAGCCGGACGACATTTTAATAATTATACCTACAATGATATTAAAACTATCGCTAAACACCGGCACTGGACCGGCGGCCAATGGAATCAGTCTGATCGAGTTGCATCGGATTTAGTAGGGGGGGGACATGCTCATGCAGGAGCGATGATTTACTTAGGTGGAAGTTGGCCGAAAAAGTACCGTAACCAATTGTTTATGAATAACATTCACGGTGCCCGACTCAACCAGGATGTCCTGACTCGGTCTGGGTCGGGCTATACCGGAAATTATGCCCCTGATTTTTTGCTCGCCAATGATCGCTCCTCACAGATTCTCTACCTGCGATACGGGCCAGACGGGCAGGTTTATTTTATTGACTGGTATGATACAAACCAATGTCACCATCGCGAATTTCAGAAGCATGATCGTTCCAACGGACGAATCTTTCGTGTTGCGTATCAGAATGCCAAACCAGTCAAGGTTGATCTGCAAAAATTATCCAGCGACGAATTGGTTAAACTGCAATTGCACAAAAATGACTGGTATGTGAGACAATCTCGTAGAATTCTACAAGAGCGAGGTCCAGACCCAGAAGTTCACGCGCAACTGGCGGAGATCGCGTATAAACATGAAGACGTGACTCGACGTTTACGTGGGTTGTGGGCGTTGCATGTCACAGGAGGTCTCTCGGAATCAAAAATCATGCAAGCTCTGAATGACCCGAGTGAATTTATGAGGGGTTGGGCAATACAGCTGGCACTTGAAATAGGAATCCCTTCTGCGAAACTACTGTCAAAGTTGGCTGAATTAGCGGTTCAAGATCCTTCGCCTGTCGTGCGATTGTATTTGGGGTCAGCCGCGAATCGGTTACCCCTGGATCAACGCTGGGAGATTCTTGCTGGCCTCGTCAGCCATGCAGAAGATCAAAGCGATCATAACCTTCCGTTACTTTACTGGTATGCGGTCGAACCTCTGGCCACCCATAACATGCACCGCTCGTTTGAACTGGCGAAAAAATCTAATATTCCGTTGATCGAATCGTATATATTACGTCGTATTGCTGACATCGGTAGTGAGGAAGCGGTTGCCTTTTTAGTGCAACAACTGGGGCAGGCAAAGACAGCAGAACGTCAAAAAGTTTTCCTGGATTCAATCAATAAAGCACTGCGTGGGCGTCGTAAATTTCCGATGCCCGAGCCTTGGACTTTCGTGGGGAAGAAGTTAATTACCAGCAAGGATCCGACGGTAAAATCTCAAACATTGGCTCTGGCAGTCACTTTTGGTGACCCTCAGGCAATGCAAACGTTGCGCGAGATTCTCGTTGACCGGAAACATGAAATGTCGGGTAGAAAATCTGCGATGTCTTCCTTGTTGGGCGTACAGGATCCTAAATTGGTTCCGATTTTGATCACGTTACTCGACGAAAAAAACTTACGCCGCGAAGCGATACGAGGTTTAGCAGAATATGCCGACGGAGAAATCGCTCCAGCGATTTTGAGACGTTATTCTCAGTTTGATCCGAATGAAAAACGAGACGCCCTCAACACGCTGGCGAGCCGAGCTGATTACGCGCATCAATTAATGGCTGCGGTTGAAGCAAAACAGATTCCTTCCAAAGACCTCTCGGCTGAAATTGTACGTCAGCTGGGTAACTTGAAAGATAAAAGTCTCAATAAAAGAATCGGCAAGGTCTGGGGAATTGTCCGTGAGACGGCGGCAGATAAGAAGAAATTGATCGCCAGTTATAAAAATATGCTTTCTCGAAGTCGACCTAAAACGGACTTACATTTGGGAAGAGCAGTATTTGCGAAGACCTGTCAGCAATGTCATAAGCTATTTGGAACGGGAGCAATCATTGGTCCAGAGTTAACAGGTTCCAATCGTGCAAATTTGGATTACCTTTTGTCAAATGTGATTGATCCCAGTGCTGTCATGGCGAAGGACTACCAGCCTGTCGTGATTGTAACTGAGTCCGGACGAATCGTGACCGGGATCATTAAGAAAGAAAATAAGAATGCAGTGACTGTGGCAACAGCCAATGAAACAGTCATCATCCCTCGCGATGAAATTGATGAGATGAGCCTGAGTGATAAATCGATGATGCCTGACAACTTATGGAAGCAATTGAATAGCCATGAAATTCGATCATTGGTTGCTTATCTGGCCAGTTCAAAACAGGTTCCCATGAAAGCGACGAATGACAATTTGAAATTGTTTTTCAATGGGCAGGATCTAACAGGTTGGACTGGTAATAGCCAACTCTGGTCTGTTGAGAATGGTGAAATTGTGGGACGTTCACCGGGGATCAAGCGGAATGAGTTCCTGGTGAGTGATTTACTCGTGGGTGACTTTGAGCTGAAAGCCAAAGTCAAACTATCGCCTGATGCAGGCAACAGCGGAATTCAATTTCGCAGTTCTCTTCAACCTAATGGTCATGTGAAAGGATATCAGGCAGATATCGGTAAAGGTTGGTGGGGCAAACTATATGAAGAACATGGCCGTGGCCTCTTGTTTAAAGAGTCCGGCGAGGAATTTGTTCGTGAGAATGAATGGAACGAGTATCGAATCGTGGCCGTTGGTTCGCAAGTTCAGACCTATATCAACGGAAATCTATGCACAGATTTAAATGATACCAAAGGAGCAAAATCAGGAATCATCGCCTTTCAGATTCACTCTGGTGGGCCAATGGAAGTGCGCTTTAAAGATCTTGAATTGCGCTTGGGGCCTGTTGCCGATTAA
- a CDS encoding sugar phosphate isomerase/epimerase family protein produces the protein MAALVSCLTNSYGRFGPIAAMEHIRDAGLEHLELNIKNHGVPSFFKETPILTNGSVQSDIDRVKDLLKQHRVQLSSCNITSGNPLDPEIVVITKQKLDLVHQLEVSLVVGGAGEIEDESQRKTLYQHLQDIGDYAAERGITYCFETHPGICVNAAGMLRTMTDLNHPQLRLNFDTGNINYYNEHANVVEELREVIPFVKHVHLKDSYCKYKDWHFTTLGEAGGVDFLKIRFLLEDQNFEGPYSLEIEGIEGEDDPTLEEHHKRVKQSIQYLKECGFFD, from the coding sequence ATGGCCGCTCTTGTCTCTTGCCTGACAAACTCATATGGTCGCTTTGGCCCTATCGCCGCGATGGAACATATTCGCGATGCCGGTCTCGAACACCTGGAACTCAATATCAAAAATCATGGTGTCCCTTCGTTCTTTAAAGAAACTCCGATCTTAACAAATGGCTCAGTACAGAGTGATATAGACCGAGTCAAAGACCTCCTGAAACAACATCGGGTACAGCTCTCCAGTTGTAATATTACGAGTGGAAACCCGCTTGACCCTGAAATTGTTGTGATCACAAAACAAAAGCTTGATCTCGTACACCAATTAGAAGTAAGTCTGGTTGTGGGGGGAGCAGGTGAAATCGAAGACGAATCACAAAGAAAGACCCTCTATCAACACTTGCAGGACATCGGAGACTACGCAGCTGAAAGAGGAATTACCTATTGTTTTGAAACACATCCTGGTATTTGCGTCAATGCGGCCGGAATGTTGCGTACGATGACTGATCTAAATCACCCACAGCTAAGACTCAACTTCGACACAGGCAATATTAATTATTACAACGAGCATGCTAACGTTGTGGAAGAATTACGCGAGGTCATTCCATTCGTGAAGCACGTTCATCTGAAAGACTCTTACTGTAAATATAAGGATTGGCATTTTACCACCCTTGGCGAAGCTGGTGGCGTGGACTTTCTTAAAATCCGTTTTCTCTTGGAAGATCAGAACTTCGAAGGCCCTTACAGCCTGGAAATCGAAGGAATCGAAGGTGAAGATGATCCCACACTGGAAGAACACCATAAGCGTGTAAAACAAAGTATACAATATTTGAAAGAGTGCGGATTCTTTGATTGA
- a CDS encoding tetratricopeptide repeat protein, with product MVETQEQLKTALSLHQAGDLDQAEQIYQSILESDARQWEALYYLGTLQLQRGDLDRSIENFLKVVQLQPEMPDVHNNLGVAYHAAGKWDEAGQSFEQAIRIHPHYERAYFNLGSLLESRGLLEEAAKCYRKSYELNKENLETYEKLADVLKLTGEQKQAESIYRELLEKTPANFNVAMKLAYVLVLQRQFSEAIQLYKTILQSNPEHYQILVSLSYVYEQMGDTTAAIETAQRSIQAAPDQPEGYNNLGNALKLKHDIDGACENFQKALSLRPEFPMAEFNLATTHMLNGDLAAGWRGYERRTDIDPAAQQNHSGPCWQGEPLDGKTIFLWCEQGFGDTLLFIRFAIELRKQGAAKVLLLCQTELAELLKTIPEIDQVLIEGDEIPQYDYQSSLLSVPHYLATSLETIPTEIPFFVPALERKEHWRNMLSGIDGKKVGLNWSGNTNFPKNEFRSVALETLMPLGEVEGVKLVSLQQVNGLEQIQPLKSSENLWQPGAEYQAEMGSFMEAAALIQNLDLVITSDTALAHLAGSLGVPVWILISPLPEWRWFLNRTDSPWYPTARLFRQIHLGEWEPVINEMKSELERQFQ from the coding sequence ATGGTTGAGACACAGGAACAGCTGAAAACGGCGTTATCGCTCCATCAAGCAGGGGATTTGGATCAAGCAGAGCAAATCTATCAGAGTATTCTTGAATCGGACGCCCGGCAGTGGGAGGCGCTGTATTATCTGGGGACACTACAACTGCAGCGAGGTGATTTGGACCGGAGTATTGAAAATTTTCTTAAGGTGGTTCAATTACAACCCGAAATGCCAGATGTGCATAATAACCTCGGGGTCGCATACCATGCAGCCGGCAAATGGGATGAAGCGGGCCAATCGTTTGAGCAAGCAATTCGGATTCATCCTCATTATGAGCGTGCTTATTTCAACCTGGGTTCATTACTGGAAAGTCGTGGGTTGTTGGAAGAGGCAGCAAAGTGTTATAGAAAATCATATGAATTGAACAAAGAAAATTTGGAAACCTACGAGAAGTTGGCCGATGTTTTGAAGTTGACGGGAGAGCAAAAACAGGCTGAGAGTATTTATCGGGAGCTGTTGGAAAAGACTCCAGCCAATTTTAATGTCGCAATGAAACTGGCTTACGTGCTTGTCTTACAACGCCAGTTCTCAGAAGCCATTCAGTTGTATAAAACAATATTGCAATCGAATCCCGAGCATTATCAGATTTTGGTAAGTTTGAGTTATGTGTATGAGCAAATGGGCGATACGACTGCAGCGATTGAAACAGCGCAGCGTTCAATTCAAGCAGCACCCGATCAACCCGAAGGCTATAACAATTTGGGTAATGCCTTAAAGCTCAAACATGATATCGATGGAGCTTGTGAAAATTTCCAAAAAGCGTTGAGTTTGCGTCCTGAATTTCCAATGGCCGAATTCAATCTTGCAACAACACATATGTTGAATGGAGATTTAGCCGCAGGCTGGCGAGGTTACGAGCGGCGCACAGACATTGATCCAGCAGCTCAGCAGAATCATTCTGGTCCGTGTTGGCAGGGAGAACCTTTAGATGGAAAAACCATCTTTTTATGGTGCGAACAAGGGTTTGGTGACACACTGTTGTTTATCCGCTTTGCTATAGAACTAAGGAAACAGGGCGCAGCTAAAGTTTTGTTACTCTGTCAGACAGAATTAGCCGAATTGCTAAAAACTATTCCAGAGATTGATCAGGTTTTAATAGAAGGCGATGAGATACCCCAATACGACTATCAAAGTTCTTTATTGAGCGTACCTCACTATCTGGCAACCAGTTTGGAAACGATACCTACTGAGATACCGTTTTTTGTGCCCGCACTGGAAAGGAAAGAACACTGGCGAAATATGCTGTCAGGTATAGATGGAAAGAAAGTTGGCTTAAACTGGAGTGGCAATACTAATTTTCCCAAGAATGAATTTCGGTCTGTTGCCTTAGAGACCTTAATGCCTCTTGGTGAAGTAGAGGGTGTGAAACTCGTTAGCCTGCAGCAGGTAAATGGATTGGAACAGATCCAGCCCTTAAAATCGTCAGAAAATTTGTGGCAACCGGGAGCCGAATATCAGGCGGAGATGGGATCTTTTATGGAAGCGGCGGCCTTGATTCAGAATCTGGATTTGGTGATTACCAGTGATACAGCTTTGGCTCATCTTGCAGGATCTCTCGGAGTTCCCGTTTGGATCTTGATTTCACCACTTCCTGAATGGCGCTGGTTTTTGAACCGAACTGACAGCCCCTGGTATCCGACAGCCCGTTTGTTTCGACAAATTCACCTGGGAGAATGGGAA